Below is a window of Bacteroidota bacterium DNA.
CTATTTTCCCAATAATGCATGGTATAATTATTAGTTTTAGAGATGATGGCCCATTCGCCCAAATAATAATTGAGCATAATAATGAAAATCAAAACACAGTTTGGTCAGTTTATGAACATGTTGCCGGTATAAGCGTAAGTGTTGGAGATTTCGTAAATCCAAATTATTCAATAGCTCGATTTATGAATAAAAATGAGTTGGAACAATATGGATGGCAATTTGATCACTTACATTTTGAAATTTTGAAAATCAAGCCTCGTCATCTTAAGCCAAATAAAAAAATACCTTTTAGGTTTTTTGGAACATATTGTCTTGAATGTTATGATATATCTGATTTAGATAAGTATTATTATAATCCGATGGAATATTTCAAAAATTGGGTACATTAGTTTTTTAGTAACTATACAGTGTACAAAATAGTTTTGATGATACAGATTCTAAATAATTCTTTTTAATCTTTGTGCCACTTTGTGCTTCTTTGAGCAACTTTGTGTAATAGCTGTTTTACAAAGAATCACAAAGAAAACACTGAGTTTCA
It encodes the following:
- a CDS encoding M23 family metallopeptidase, whose protein sequence is MNQSKIFAVFLIIFFSEYLFGQQVFECYLPINIENRQSWETVHLTSIGQFGVMRNARPNVPAHHHTGIDFKRPNDNYENEPIFPIMHGIIISFRDDGPFAQIIIEHNNENQNTVWSVYEHVAGISVSVGDFVNPNYSIARFMNKNELEQYGWQFDHLHFEILKIKPRHLKPNKKIPFRFFGTYCLECYDISDLDKYYYNPMEYFKNWVH